The Helicobacter pylori genome contains a region encoding:
- a CDS encoding NADH-quinone oxidoreductase subunit G → MITMNINGKMIECQEGQSVLEAARSAGIYIPTICYLSGCSPTVACKMCMVEMDGKRIYSCNTKAKNNAVILTNTQTLMDERKSIMQTYDVNHPLECGVCDKSGECELQDMTHLTGVEHQPYAVADDFKALDSWAKALYDPNLCIMCERCVTTCKDNVGENNLKATKADLHAPDKFKDSMSKDAFSVWSRKQKGIISFVGSVPCYDCGECIAVCPVGALSYKDFAYTANAWELKKIHSTCSHCSAGCLISYDVRHFDTLGEESKIFRVLNDFYHNPICGAGRFAFDVSSSPKGSANLKEAQNALKECEAVRIGGDITNEEAFLIERLRKELDFKIYNQEAYHFQQFLKVLGEVKRPSVEEIKTSNLVVTIGSSIKTENPLVRYAINNALKLNKASLIAMHPIKDNALANLCRSSFCITHEVGAEEILLGMLLKMLNIESAALKSLEDSKQSIVDEAALKALEEERKKALEQAEQGCSIGENKAENQEENKTEATTPKENQEENKTEVKEEKIEVPTKTTYLLLEEAGINLETYEKILALLQKSNNTLLVVGEEIYSHKQAHNIAKMLRLLAQKSAVKLILIPPSANALGIASICELSEEIFEHEKIVGIRTQGDFTINSDDRVFGKDAVSKVDFILPSLNQLEGTITNVEGRVLPLKPALRFEGYDLSDIMQGFGFVEENLTECTHKLPTEAGFKAIEFDHLTNYFTNDRVNHRGYLLGTSHFEKSAKEYETTECEPIKPLKEKIVFNAYLKYPETQFNNATHKSENLQLKAGVYVSKAFLKKLDKEVGQNITLSKEEEELTGVLYLDESLDQEVFVISPSLLKSHSNFFREGVFDSVDLKEQA, encoded by the coding sequence ATGATCACAATGAATATCAATGGCAAAATGATTGAATGCCAAGAGGGACAAAGCGTTTTAGAGGCCGCTAGGAGTGCTGGGATCTACATCCCTACTATTTGCTATTTGAGCGGTTGCTCGCCCACGGTCGCATGCAAAATGTGCATGGTTGAAATGGATGGCAAACGCATTTATAGCTGCAACACGAAAGCCAAAAACAACGCCGTCATTCTCACTAACACCCAAACGCTCATGGATGAAAGAAAAAGCATCATGCAAACCTATGATGTCAATCACCCCCTAGAGTGTGGCGTGTGCGATAAAAGCGGGGAGTGCGAATTGCAAGACATGACGCATTTAACCGGTGTAGAGCACCAACCTTATGCAGTGGCTGATGATTTTAAAGCGCTAGATTCATGGGCAAAAGCCTTGTATGATCCCAATTTGTGCATCATGTGCGAAAGGTGCGTAACCACTTGCAAGGATAATGTGGGCGAAAACAACCTCAAAGCCACTAAAGCCGACTTGCACGCTCCGGATAAATTTAAAGACAGCATGTCTAAAGACGCTTTTAGCGTGTGGAGTCGTAAGCAAAAAGGCATTATTTCTTTTGTGGGTAGCGTGCCTTGCTATGATTGCGGGGAATGCATTGCGGTATGCCCTGTGGGCGCTTTGAGCTATAAAGATTTCGCTTACACGGCTAACGCATGGGAACTCAAAAAGATCCATTCTACTTGTTCGCATTGCTCAGCCGGTTGTTTGATTTCTTATGATGTGCGCCATTTTGATACTCTAGGCGAAGAATCTAAAATTTTTAGAGTGCTTAATGATTTTTATCATAACCCTATTTGTGGGGCAGGCCGTTTCGCTTTTGATGTGAGCTCTAGCCCTAAAGGCAGCGCTAATCTTAAAGAAGCGCAAAACGCCCTCAAAGAATGCGAAGCGGTGCGAATAGGAGGAGACATTACGAATGAAGAGGCGTTTTTAATAGAGCGTTTGAGGAAAGAGCTTGATTTTAAAATCTACAATCAAGAAGCGTATCATTTCCAACAATTTTTAAAAGTATTGGGCGAAGTTAAACGCCCCAGCGTTGAAGAGATTAAAACTTCCAATTTGGTCGTTACGATAGGATCTTCTATCAAAACAGAAAACCCTTTGGTGCGCTATGCTATTAATAACGCTCTCAAACTCAATAAAGCTTCTTTGATCGCTATGCACCCTATTAAGGATAACGCTTTAGCGAATTTGTGTCGAAGCTCTTTTTGCATCACCCATGAAGTGGGGGCTGAAGAAATCCTTTTAGGCATGCTTTTAAAAATGCTTAACATTGAAAGTGCGGCTCTAAAAAGCTTAGAAGATTCCAAGCAAAGCATTGTGGATGAAGCGGCTCTTAAAGCCTTAGAAGAAGAGCGGAAAAAAGCTTTAGAACAAGCCGAGCAAGGGTGCAGTATTGGAGAAAATAAGGCAGAAAATCAAGAAGAGAATAAAACAGAAGCAACTACCCCAAAAGAAAATCAAGAAGAAAACAAGACAGAGGTTAAAGAAGAAAAAATTGAAGTCCCTACCAAAACCACTTATTTGTTGCTTGAAGAAGCGGGCATCAATTTAGAAACTTATGAAAAAATTCTCGCTCTTTTACAAAAATCAAATAACACTCTGCTGGTGGTTGGCGAAGAAATTTATAGCCATAAACAAGCCCATAACATCGCTAAAATGCTGCGTTTGTTAGCCCAAAAAAGCGCTGTTAAACTCATTCTTATCCCCCCAAGCGCGAACGCTTTAGGCATCGCTTCCATTTGCGAATTGAGCGAAGAAATTTTTGAACATGAAAAAATTGTAGGCATTCGCACTCAAGGGGATTTCACTATCAATAGCGACGATAGGGTTTTTGGGAAAGACGCTGTGAGTAAAGTGGATTTTATTTTACCTAGTCTCAACCAGCTAGAAGGCACGATCACCAATGTTGAAGGGCGTGTGTTGCCCTTAAAACCGGCTTTGAGATTTGAGGGCTATGACTTGAGCGATATCATGCAAGGCTTTGGCTTTGTGGAAGAAAATCTCACAGAATGCACCCACAAACTCCCTACAGAAGCGGGCTTTAAAGCCATAGAATTTGATCATCTAACCAACTATTTCACTAATGACAGGGTCAATCACAGAGGCTATTTATTAGGGACAAGCCATTTTGAAAAGAGTGCTAAAGAATACGAAACCACAGAATGCGAGCCTATCAAGCCTTTAAAAGAAAAAATCGTTTTCAACGCGTATTTAAAATACCCAGAAACGCAATTCAATAACGCTACCCATAAAAGCGAGAATTTGCAATTAAAAGCCGGTGTCTATGTGTCTAAAGCTTTCTTAAAAAAATTGGATAAAGAAGTGGGGCAAAACATCACTTTATCTAAAGAAGAAGAGGAATTAACAGGCGTTTTGTATCTTGATGAGAGCTTGGATCAGGAGGTGTTTGTCATTTCGCCTTCTCTTTTAAAAAGCCATTCCAACTTTTTTAGAGAGGGCGTGTTTGATAGCGTGGATTTAAAGGAGCAAGCATGA
- the nuoH gene encoding NADH-quinone oxidoreductase subunit NuoH, translating into MSAYIIETLIKILILVAVFSALGGFATYIERKVLAYFQRRLGPCYVGPFGLLQVAADGIKLFTKEDIIPQGANKFIFTLAPIIAMVSAFVSMAPIPFFPNFTLFGYEIKPLISDINIGFLFFLAVGAAGIYAPILAGLASNNKYSLIGSARATIQLLSFEVVSTLTILAPLMVVGSLSLVEINNYQSGGFLDWLVFKQPLAFVLFLIASYAELNRTPFDLLEHEAEIVAGYCTEYSGLKWGMFFLAEYAHLFAFSFVISIVFFGGFNAWGFIPGGIAILIKAGFFVFLSMWVRATYPHVRPDQLMNMCWKIMLPLALLNIVLTGIIILI; encoded by the coding sequence ATGAGCGCTTATATCATTGAAACCTTGATTAAAATTTTGATTTTAGTCGCTGTTTTTTCGGCTTTAGGAGGCTTTGCCACTTATATTGAAAGGAAAGTGTTAGCCTATTTCCAACGCCGTTTAGGGCCTTGTTATGTGGGGCCTTTTGGGCTTTTGCAAGTCGCAGCAGACGGCATTAAGCTTTTCACTAAAGAAGACATTATCCCCCAAGGTGCGAATAAATTCATTTTCACGCTAGCGCCCATTATTGCGATGGTGAGTGCGTTTGTGTCCATGGCACCCATCCCCTTTTTCCCTAATTTCACTCTGTTTGGCTATGAGATCAAGCCCCTTATTTCTGATATCAACATTGGCTTTTTGTTTTTCTTAGCCGTGGGTGCAGCAGGGATTTATGCGCCTATTTTAGCTGGGCTTGCTTCTAATAACAAATACTCTTTAATTGGTTCAGCAAGAGCGACGATCCAACTACTCAGCTTTGAAGTGGTCAGCACTTTAACCATTCTAGCCCCCTTAATGGTGGTAGGATCGCTCTCTTTAGTGGAAATCAATAATTACCAAAGCGGTGGGTTTTTAGACTGGCTTGTGTTTAAGCAACCTCTAGCGTTTGTTTTGTTTTTGATCGCAAGTTATGCTGAATTGAATCGCACCCCCTTTGACTTGTTAGAGCATGAAGCCGAGATTGTAGCAGGGTATTGCACCGAATACAGCGGCTTGAAATGGGGCATGTTCTTCTTAGCGGAATACGCGCACTTATTCGCTTTTTCTTTTGTGATTTCTATCGTGTTTTTTGGCGGGTTTAACGCATGGGGCTTTATCCCTGGAGGAATAGCAATCTTGATTAAAGCGGGCTTTTTTGTCTTTTTATCCATGTGGGTTAGAGCGACTTATCCGCATGTGCGCCCAGACCAACTGATGAATATGTGCTGGAAGATCATGCTGCCTTTAGCGTTATTGAACATTGTGCTAACAGGCATTATCATTTTAATTTAA
- the nuoI gene encoding NADH-quinone oxidoreductase subunit NuoI, translating to MAKQEYKQLPKRAEAHSATEQFKDTLKTSLGLDLFKGLGLTIKEFFSPSVTIHYPMEQLPLSPRYRAVHNLQRLLDSGSERCIGCGLCEKICTSNCIRIITHKGEDNRKKIDSYTINLGRCIYCGLCAEVCPELAIVMGNRFENASTQRSQYGSKSEFLTSEQDAKNCSHAEFLGFGAVSPNYNERMQATPLDYVQEPSKEESKEESPTNPESHKGDENV from the coding sequence ATGGCCAAACAAGAATACAAGCAACTTCCTAAACGAGCCGAAGCTCATAGTGCGACTGAGCAATTTAAAGACACCCTTAAAACGAGCTTGGGTTTGGATCTATTCAAAGGGCTAGGGCTTACGATCAAGGAATTTTTTAGCCCAAGCGTAACCATCCATTACCCTATGGAACAACTCCCTTTAAGCCCACGCTATCGCGCGGTGCATAATCTGCAACGGCTTTTAGACTCAGGATCTGAAAGGTGTATTGGCTGTGGGCTGTGCGAAAAGATTTGCACGAGCAATTGCATAAGGATCATCACGCATAAAGGCGAAGACAACCGCAAAAAGATCGATTCTTACACGATCAATTTGGGGCGTTGCATTTATTGCGGATTGTGCGCAGAAGTTTGCCCAGAATTAGCGATTGTTATGGGGAATCGGTTTGAAAACGCCAGCACCCAACGCTCCCAATACGGCTCTAAAAGCGAGTTTTTAACGAGCGAACAAGACGCTAAAAACTGCTCGCATGCCGAATTTTTAGGCTTTGGTGCGGTAAGCCCTAATTACAATGAACGCATGCAAGCCACCCCTTTAGATTATGTCCAAGAGCCTTCAAAAGAAGAATCCAAAGAAGAGTCTCCAACAAACCCAGAAAGCCATAAAGGGGATGAAAATGTTTGA
- a CDS encoding NADH-quinone oxidoreductase subunit J, whose amino-acid sequence MFETIAFYFFAILTLSMALVVITTTNILYAITALASSMVFISAFFFLLDAEFLGVVQITVYVGAVIVMYAFGMMFFNSAAEVIERKQSPKILCVLSFGVALLLTLILSAPSIGENLSNQVNSNAIDAQIPNIKAIGYVLFTNYLIPFEAAALMLLVAMVGGIATGIQKIHGKNHTQFIKESL is encoded by the coding sequence ATGTTTGAAACCATTGCCTTTTATTTCTTTGCGATCCTTACTTTGAGCATGGCGTTAGTGGTGATCACAACCACGAATATTCTCTATGCCATTACCGCTCTCGCTAGTAGCATGGTTTTTATCTCTGCTTTTTTCTTTTTGCTAGACGCTGAGTTTTTGGGTGTGGTGCAAATCACGGTGTATGTGGGCGCGGTCATTGTGATGTATGCGTTTGGCATGATGTTTTTCAACTCCGCTGCAGAAGTCATTGAACGCAAGCAAAGCCCTAAAATCTTGTGCGTTCTTTCATTTGGCGTGGCGCTGTTGCTCACCTTGATTTTAAGCGCTCCTAGCATTGGCGAAAACCTTTCTAATCAAGTCAATTCCAACGCTATTGATGCGCAAATCCCTAACATTAAAGCGATTGGTTATGTGCTTTTTACTAATTACCTCATTCCTTTTGAAGCGGCGGCTTTAATGCTTTTAGTCGCTATGGTTGGAGGCATCGCTACAGGGATTCAAAAAATCCATGGGAAAAATCACACGCAATTTATAAAGGAATCTCTATGA
- the nuoK gene encoding NADH-quinone oxidoreductase subunit NuoK, whose translation MIGLNHYLIVSGLLFCIGLAGMLKRKNILLLFFSTEIMLNAINIGFVAISKYTHNLDGQMFALFIIAIAASEVAIGLGLVILWFKKYKSLDIDSLNAMKG comes from the coding sequence ATGATAGGGTTAAACCACTATTTGATTGTTTCAGGGTTGCTCTTTTGCATTGGTTTAGCGGGCATGCTGAAACGCAAAAACATTCTGTTGCTCTTTTTTTCTACAGAAATCATGCTCAATGCGATCAATATCGGTTTTGTAGCGATCTCTAAATACACACACAATTTAGACGGGCAGATGTTCGCGCTCTTTATTATCGCTATTGCTGCTAGTGAGGTGGCTATTGGTTTGGGCTTGGTGATTTTGTGGTTTAAGAAATACAAGAGCTTAGACATTGATTCTTTAAACGCTATGAAAGGTTGA
- the nuoL gene encoding NADH-quinone oxidoreductase subunit L → MQYSSLLSVVLFLPLIGAIYAGLFGAKARALHVGVFNSLCVLVSFIGAVVLFIQAWHHQSYEKYLFDWIVVGNFKVGFSLMLDNINAVMIVVVTLVSFLVHVYSIGYMEHDTGFNRYFSYLSGFVFSMLVLVLSDNFLGLFIGWEGVGLCSYLLIGFWYHKKSANDASIEAFVMNRITDLGMLMGIILIFWNFGTLQYKEVFSMLNNADYSMLFYISVFLFIGAMGKSAQFPMHTWLANAMEGPTPVSALIHAATMVTAGVYLVIRANPLYSAVFEVGYFIACLGAFVALFGASMALVNKDLKRIVAYSTLSQLGYMFVAAGLGAYAIALFHLFTHAFFKSLLFLGSGNVMHAMEDNLDITKMGALYKPMRITAIFMIIGSVALCGIYPFAGYFSKDKILEAAFGMHHHILWFMLLIGAIFTAFYSFRLIMLVFFAPKQHEINHPHEAKNFMLLSMLPLGVLAVIAGFFEEPFFHFISQVIPSVGEYPVPLTLLISITTIVVLLSIAYAIFKYKNGIASKKEGGFLYKLLLNQYYIPQLYQGIAKVFSAIASFLHQVVELRITDAIVDTIGRSVFVIGRVFRISQDGNLTSMLRFMVAGVLILLAFVAFFGR, encoded by the coding sequence ATGCAATATTCTTCTTTGCTGTCAGTGGTGTTGTTTTTGCCTTTAATCGGTGCGATTTATGCGGGGCTTTTTGGGGCTAAAGCTAGAGCGTTGCATGTGGGCGTTTTCAATTCTTTGTGCGTGCTGGTTTCTTTCATTGGTGCGGTGGTTCTTTTCATTCAAGCATGGCATCATCAAAGCTATGAAAAATATTTATTTGATTGGATCGTGGTGGGGAATTTTAAAGTGGGCTTTTCCCTCATGCTGGATAATATCAATGCGGTCATGATTGTCGTGGTCACTTTAGTTTCTTTCTTAGTGCATGTGTATTCCATAGGCTATATGGAGCATGATACAGGGTTTAACCGCTATTTTTCCTACCTCAGCGGCTTTGTGTTTTCCATGCTGGTGTTGGTGTTGAGCGATAATTTTTTAGGGCTTTTCATTGGTTGGGAAGGGGTGGGGCTATGCTCTTACTTGCTCATTGGCTTTTGGTATCATAAAAAAAGCGCGAATGACGCTTCCATTGAAGCCTTTGTGATGAATCGGATCACGGATTTAGGCATGCTCATGGGGATTATTTTGATCTTTTGGAATTTTGGTACCCTCCAGTATAAAGAAGTCTTTAGCATGCTCAATAACGCCGATTATTCCATGCTCTTTTACATTAGCGTGTTTCTTTTCATTGGCGCTATGGGGAAGAGCGCACAATTTCCTATGCACACATGGTTAGCCAACGCTATGGAGGGGCCAACCCCTGTGTCCGCTCTCATCCATGCAGCAACGATGGTAACCGCTGGGGTGTATCTGGTCATCAGAGCCAACCCTTTGTATAGCGCAGTGTTTGAAGTGGGCTATTTTATCGCATGTTTGGGGGCGTTTGTGGCTCTTTTTGGAGCGAGCATGGCTTTAGTCAATAAGGATTTAAAGCGCATTGTGGCTTATTCCACGCTTTCTCAATTGGGCTATATGTTTGTAGCGGCCGGTCTTGGGGCTTATGCGATCGCGCTTTTCCATCTCTTTACGCATGCGTTTTTCAAATCCCTCCTTTTCTTAGGATCAGGGAATGTCATGCATGCGATGGAAGACAATCTGGATATTACTAAAATGGGCGCTTTATACAAGCCTATGAGGATCACAGCTATCTTCATGATTATAGGTTCAGTGGCTTTGTGCGGGATTTACCCTTTCGCAGGATACTTTTCTAAAGACAAAATTTTAGAAGCGGCTTTTGGGATGCACCACCATATTTTATGGTTTATGCTTCTAATCGGGGCGATCTTTACCGCTTTTTATAGCTTCAGGCTCATCATGCTTGTGTTTTTTGCACCCAAACAGCACGAAATCAACCACCCCCATGAAGCCAAAAATTTCATGCTTTTAAGCATGCTGCCGTTAGGGGTTTTAGCGGTCATTGCCGGGTTTTTTGAAGAGCCGTTTTTCCATTTTATTTCTCAAGTAATCCCTAGCGTTGGAGAGTATCCTGTCCCGCTCACTCTTTTAATCAGTATCACCACCATAGTGGTGTTATTGAGTATCGCTTATGCCATATTTAAATATAAAAATGGTATCGCTTCCAAAAAAGAGGGGGGCTTTTTATACAAGCTCTTGCTCAACCAATACTATATCCCGCAACTTTATCAAGGGATTGCAAAAGTTTTTAGCGCCATCGCTTCATTCTTGCACCAGGTCGTGGAATTAAGGATCACTGATGCGATAGTGGACACTATAGGAAGAAGCGTTTTTGTTATAGGGCGTGTGTTTAGAATCAGTCAAGATGGGAATTTAACCTCCATGCTGCGCTTCATGGTGGCCGGGGTTTTAATCTTATTAGCGTTTGTAGCTTTTTTTGGGAGATAA